From the Solanum lycopersicum chromosome 10, SLM_r2.1 genome, one window contains:
- the LOC138338954 gene encoding AP-2 complex subunit alpha-1-like: MHTQPPDPELQNQIWAIFRKYEGCIDVEIQQRAVEYFELSKKGATLMDILSEMPKFPERQSSLIKKAEDTETDTSDRSVIKLRAQQQNSNALVVTDQHHANRTPPVNQLGLVKVPSTSNEDCDSVDQREAQSNGTITELL; encoded by the exons ATGCATACACAGCCACCAGATCCGGAGCTACAGAATCAGATTTGGGCAATATTCAGGAA GTATGAAGGCTGCATCGATGTAGAGATACAGCAACGGGCTGTGGAATACTTTGAGTTGAGTAAGAAAGGTGCAACTTTAATGGACATCTTATCTGAAATGCCAAAGTTCCCTGAGCGACAG TCGTCACTGATAAAAAAAGCTGAGGATACTGAGACTGATACCTCTGACCGAAGTGTAATTAAGTTGCGTGCACAACAGCAAAATTCTAATGCTTTAGTAGTGACAGACCAACACCATGCTAATAGAACTCCACCAGTCAACCAGTTAGGTCTAGTAAAAGTTCCAAGCACGAGCAATGAA GATTGTGACTCAGTGGATCAAAGGGAGGCTCAGTCAAATGGAACAATCACTGAATTACTTTGA
- the TSW12 gene encoding non-specific lipid-transfer protein 1 precursor, with translation MEMVSKIACFVLLCMVVVAPHAEALTCGQVTAGLAPCLPYLQGRGPLGGCCGGVKNLLGSAKTTADRKTACTCLKSAANAIKGIDLNKAAGIPSVCKVNIPYKISPSTDCSTVQ, from the exons ATGGAAATGGTTAGCAAAATTGCATGCTTTGTTCTTTTGTGCATGGTAGTGGTTGCACCCCATGCAGAGGCATTAACTTGTGGTCAAGTTACTGCTGGCTTGGCTCCTTGCCTCCCTTATCTTCAAGGCCGTGGCCCTCTAGGAGGCTGTTGTGGTGGTGTTAAGAATCTGTTGGGTTCAGCCAAGACTACCGCGGATCGAAAGACAGCATGCACTTGCTTGAAATCAGCTGCTAATGCTATAAAGGGAATTGATTTGAACAAAGCTGCTGGTATTCCTAGTGTTTGTAAAGTTAACATTCCTTACAAGATCAGCCCCTCCACTGACTGCTCCAC GGTTCAGTAA
- the LOC101248288 gene encoding uncharacterized protein gives MSFKNLDEAKRVVSYYSIARKAALRVDKSDSVRVRYKCNVGCPFVCLISEVKKGQEFEIKTLQTKHTCPKAFKNRRATQQALAHYFKNRVQNDPNCKVTEMRKIVDDNFNLNISYSKMKRVKRLVLEKLDGSYVDDFNKLEGYAQELRDSNPGTDVIINISKEALLENGQRKFLRMYICIQALKSGWRADLRPFIGLDDTFLRGKFKGILLVALGQDSMKHFYPLVWAVVDRETIRTWKWFIELLRNSLRLADGEGLTLMSDMQKGLIGAVSALLPKVQHRWCAKHIEANWSKSWSGVQMKKMFWWSAWSTYGEEFEDQLKSMGSVSKKAVEGLLWYPPQHWCRAFFDTVCKNYSCENNFTKSFNKWILEARAKPIIKMLEDIRIKVMKRLKKHEEEGKKWTEEYSPYSVDLYHDFRMIAQGFQVVANGDLGYEVVEGVDRHVVNLSRKKCTCRTWDLTGIPCPHAIKALEHDKIEPLNEMHWWYSKEAYLLVYQPKIQPVRGEKFWKIDLSQAMQPPQIHKLVGRPKLKRVREKDEARKREGLWSKSRKGLQMTCGNCSAVGHNRRRCPLLQEGRQVLPDEPILMPTLEFVASSSRQTSHQSSEEFNEVAGPSKSKRKNVSKDKVDALPKRSKNDGKEKVTAPLIAIFDQDEVEDSIESEDENTILAPRVISEEKTRLQMKKMLQQPIGLRMISSKGDENGVVVPTNLPYSPKKLTWKGKACVTSSQLKKDKEKKIGKLKAKRGKH, from the exons ATGAGTTTTAAGAaccttgatgaagctaaaaGGGTTGTAAGTTACTACTCAATTGCTAGGAAGGCTGCCCTTAGAGTTGACAAGAGTGACTCTGTTAGAGTTAGATATAAATGTAATGTTGGTTGTCCTTTTGTGTGTCTTATTTCTGAAGTTAAGAAAGGGCAAGAATTTGAAATTAAGACTTTGCAAACAAAACATACATGTCCAAAAGCATTCAAGAATAGAAGAGCTACTCAACAAGCTCTAGCACACTACTTTAAGAATAGGGTCCAAAATGATCCTAACTGCAAAGTGACTGAAATGAGAAAGATTGTAGATGATAACTTTAACCTTAATATTAGTTATTCAAAAATGAAGAGGGTTAAAAGACTTGTACTGGAAAAACTAGATGgtagttatgttgatgatttcaaTAAATTGGAGGGTTATGCTCAAGAGTTAAGGGACAGTAATCCTGGTACTGATGTAATTATAAACATATCCAAAGAGGCTTTGTTGGAAAATGGacaaagaaaatttttgagaatgtatattTGTATTCAGGCTTTGAAAAGTGGTTGGAGAGCTGATTTGAGACCATTTATAGGGTTAGATGACACCTTTTTAAGAGGCAAGTTCAAGGGAATTTTATTGGTCGCACTTGGTCAAGATTCAATGAAGCATTTCTATCCACTTGTTTGGGCAGTAGTTGACAGAGAAACTATTAGAACATGGAAATGGTTCATTGAGTTGCTGAGGAACTCATTGAGGTTGGCAGATGGTGAAGGATTGACACTAATGTCTGATATGCAAAAG GGCTTGATTGGTGCTGTTAGTGCTTTGCTTCCAAAAGTACAACATAGATGGTGTGCAAAACACATAGAAGCCAATTGGTCTAAGTCTTGGAGTGGTGTACAGATGAAGAAGATGTTTTGGTGGTCTGCTTGGAGTACATATGGAGAGGAATTTGAAGACCAATTAAAGTCCATGGGTTCTGTGTCTAAAAAAGCAGTCGAAGGTCTTTTATGGTATCCACCACAACATTGGTGCAGGGCCTTTTTTGACACTGTCTGCAAAAACTACTCCtgtgaaaataattttactaagtCTTTCAACAAATGGATTTTGGAAGCAAGGGCAAAACCAATAATCAAGATGCTGGAAGACATTAGAATTAAG GTTATGAAAAGGTTGAAAAAACATGAAGAAGAGGGTAAGAAGTGGACGGAAGAGTATAGTCCATATTCTGTGGATCTGTATCATGATTTCAGAATGATTGCTCAAGGTTTTCAAGTTGTTGCTAATGGAGACTTAGGATATGAGGTGGTTGAGGGTGTAGATAGACATGTTGTGAATCTTTCTAGAAAGAAGTGTACTTGTAGGACATGGGATTTGACAGGAATACCATGTCCTCATGCTATTAAAGCATTAGAACATGATAAAATAGAGCCACTAAATGAGATGCATTGGTGGTATTCTAAAGAAGCTTACTTGCTTGTATACCAGCCTAAAATTCAACCTGTTAGAGGTGAGAAATTCTGGAAAATTGATCTTTCTCAAGCTATGCAACCACCACAAATTCATAAATTGGTTGGTAGaccaaaattaaagagagtaagGGAAAAAGATGAGGCAAGAAAAAGGGAAGGATTATGGTCGAAAAGTAGAAAAGGATTGCAAATGACATGTGGAAATTGCAGTGCTGTAGGTCATAATCGAAGAAGATGTCCCCTA CTTCAAGAAGGAAGACAAGTTCTCCCAGATGAACCAATCTTGATGCCAACTCTTGAATTTGTTGCATCTTCTAGTCGACAAACTAGCCATCAATCAAGTGAAGAATTCAATGAAGTTGCTGGTCCTTCAAAATCAAAGAGAAAAAATGTTTCAAAGGACAAAGTTGATGCACTACCAAAGAGGTCTAAAAACGatggaaaagaaaaagttaCTGCACCTTTGATTGCAATTTTTGATCAGGATGAAGTTGAAGACAGTATTGAATCTGAGGATGAGAATACAATCCTTGCACCTAGAGTGATATCTGAAGAAAAAACTAGACTTCAAATGAAAAAGATGCTACAACAACCAATTGGTTTAAGAATGATTAGTTCTAAGGGTGATGAAAATGGTGTTGTTGTCCCTACTAATTTACCATACTCACCAAAAAAGCTAACTTGGAAAGGCAAAGCATGTGTGACCTCAAGTCAGTTGAAAAAAGACAAGGAAAAAAAGATTGGCAAGCTTAAGGCAAAGAGGGGCAAACATTAG